The following DNA comes from Myxococcales bacterium.
CACCCATGTCCAGCAGGGCACACTCGCCACCGGTCGTGGGAAAGGTGGTGACGATCGCGGGGCGGTCGACGTCAGGAAGACGGCCCAACACGAAAAGCCCACAGGCCATCATGGCCCCGGAGTTCCCCGCGGAGACCACGGCGTCGACCTCGCCCGCCTTGGCCATGTCGAAGCAGAGGCGCATGGACGACTGCTTCTTACCCTTGACGGCCATCGACGGTGCATCCTGCATCGTGATGGCCTCCGGAGTATGACGGAGCGTTAGCCGCGCCCGCAGGTCCGCGGGTACACCTCTCCCGTCCGCATCCAAATGCGGCGCGATCTTGGCTTCATCGCCGACGAGAACCACCTCGAGGCCCGACGAACGAAGGGCCTCGAGCGCCCCCATGACCTCGACGCCAGGCCCACCGTCAGACCCCATCGCATCGACGGCGATGCGAAAACATCGGGTGGCTATGCTTTTTCCTCGACCTTGAGGACCTGGCGGCCCTTGTAGTATCCGCAGGCAGCACAGGCGTGGTGCGGAAGCTTCATCTCACCGCACTGCGCGCAAGGAATGCCGACGGGTACGGGGCGCTTCATGACCTCTGCCCGACGAATGCGCGAGCGGGACTTCGACTGACGTTGTTGAGGGACTGCCATTGTTCGTTCCTTGTGGTGGACCTAGGTCGTTACACGAAAAGCTTGGGCGGGTTCAGGACTTTTTCAGTTTTGCGAGGTCTGCGAACGGCGAGCGTGCCAGGTTTTGCTGCTCTTCGCACGTGCAGGGGGTCTTGTCCCGGTTTACCCCGCACATCGGGCAGATGCCCAAACACTCAGGCTCGCACTTCGGCGAGTAGGGCACCGCCAGAAAGATCTCGTCCCGTATCTCCGGGCCAAGGTCGATGACACCGTCCTGGAAGGTGATGAAATCGCCCTCGCCTTCGTCCTCGTCCTCGTCCCCGGGGGGCGTGGGCTTGGCGCGGTCTTCTTCAGGCCCCTCTACGTAGGACACCGCCACGTCCACGTCGACCCCGAGGCGTGTGGGCTCGAGACACTTGACGCAGGTGAACTCGAGGGCGCCCTTCAGCTTACCCCGCAGCAGAAAGTCGTCACCCGTGGGCTCGAGACGCCCCCTGAGCCGAAGGCCTCCCGGCGCCAAACGGGCCCCGAGATCACCACAGTTTTCCCCAAGCCACGCTTCTGTCAGAGGTACATCCACGCCGAGGCCCCCTTCGGGGATGTCGTTTGTTTTGTACCGCATGATCGCTCGTCGTCTCCGGGGTCGGCCCCAAGGAAGGCGTAACTATAGGGGCCGCCACGTCCTCGTCAAGCAAAGGCCAGAGCTGCATGACAGCGCGAAGCGCTGCGAAAACGGCGGCCGCGCGGCTCGAACGGAAGGACCGGAGCGGCGGCAGCAGACAAGGCGCAATGCGCTATCGGTTGCTGCCCCCGCTCGCCGAGCCCACGGCACTGCCACCGAAGAGCAACAGGGACTTGAGGTCCTGGTCGTTGAAGATCAGCTGCAGACCCAGGAACCCGTCGATGAAGGCTCCTCCGCCGGACGTCGCCCGGTCATGATTCAGCACGTCATCCGCGCCCGCGATCAGATAGAGGTTGCGTTCGTACAACGCAATGGCGGCACGGGCTTGCACGCGCGGATAGACGTTCGAGCGGGTATCAAACGCGTCGAACGACAAGAACAGCCGGTCTTGAAGGAAGAAGACGTCGAGGCCAACGCCTCCGGTCGACTCCTTGATGCCGAAGCGGCCGGCCACGTTGCCCCACCGTTTTCCGAATTGAAAGGTAAAGCGCAGCGCCTCGGAGATGCGAACGGTCTTGATCGACTCGACGCCCTCCTTGCTCGAGTTCACGAAGGTGGTCGTCTCGTCGCGGAATCCACGTGGGTCATCAACGAGCTCGATCAGATAGAACTTGTCGGGTCGAGGTGACAGCTGGATCGAGAGGTACTGCTTGAACGTGTCCGCCAGGTAGTTGTACTCGGTGCGCAGGCCCACGATCGTTTGAAGGTTGGTGATGCCCTTGACGAAGGTGCCGGCGTCCTCCGTGAGCTCTTCGATGTTCTCCGCGATCTCGTCGTCCGTGAGCAGGCGCCCCACGGTGCCTTTGCCTTCCGCCATCCCCGAGGTGACCTTTTCGACGTTGACGAGCGAGCGCTCGAGCGTCTCCACGCTTGTCTGGATGCGATCGAGCGAGCTGCGCAGTTTGTCGCCGGTCGCTGAGACCGTGCCCTCGCTCGTTCCCACCAGGCTCTTGATGCCCTCGGTGATCTCGCGAACGTTCGCGATGGCCACCTTGATGTCGTCGGACTCGCTGCTGGTGATGTCCTGGATGTCGGCCGCGATGGCATCGGCACGGGACAGCAGCCGCTCGAGCACCACCGAGTTGGTCTTGACCGTTTGGTTGAGCCCATCGGCGATCTCGGCGAGGCTACCCGAGGTCATCCCACGCACGTCCTTGAGGATGTCCTTGAGAATGGGGATGACCTCCTGGACGGACTCGGTGACGTCAGCAAAGGTGGCCGGCTCCATCACGATCGCAATCTGATCACCCGTGGTCAGGGTGCGATGCGGCTTGCCCGTGAGTTGGTCGACCGGCGTGCCCGGATCGATTTCCAGGTAGTACTCTCCCAGCAGCGACGCAGACTTTTTGGCGACCGAGGCGTTCTCGTAAAGCGGAATGCTTTGGTCGATGCGGATGTCGACCCGCGCCTTGCGGCCACTCAGCCCTTTCGAAACGATGCTGCCGATGGGAATGCCGGCCGTTTGCACGCGTGACTTCTCGAACAAACCCAGGGCGTCGTTGAAGAGGGCGTAGACGACATACCCCTCCTTGCTTTGATGCTCCTGAACGTATTTGAACAGGGCAAAGCTCAGCACGCTCGCCACCAAAACGGTCAGCCCCACCGTGAGCGGCGCCAGACTTCGTCTCACGAGCGCCTCTCTGGTTCGGGCCCGGCGGCGCGCGAAACCCCCGACATCTCCAAAAAGTCCTTGAGCACGGGGTGCTCGGACTGGCGGACTTCGTTGGGCGTGCCGGACACGGCGATCACCCCTTCGTATAGCAGGGAGACGCGATCGCCGATACGGAAGGTGGACGCCATGTCGTGCGAGATCACCACCGAGGTCACCCCGAACTCGTCTGCAGTCTGGCGGATCATTTCGTCCACGTTCTTCGTTGCGATGGGATCAAGCCCGGTCGTGGGCTCGTCGTAAAGTAAAATCTCGGGCCTATCGATGAGAGCCCGGGCCAGCCCCACACGTTTTCGCTGTCCGCCGGACAACTGGGCGGGAAACTTCATGTCGATTCCCGGGATGTGGGCCAGCGCCAGGCGCTCGAGCAATTCCCATACGCGCTTTTCCACCTCGGCGTCCTTGAGGTGGTAGCGCTCCATGAGGGGAAAGGCGATGTTCTCCATCACCGTCATCGAGTCGAAGAGCGCCGCGTACTGGAACACCATGCCGAACTTCCGACGAAACTTTCTCAACGCCAAATCATCGAGCCCCACCACGTCTTCGCCGTCGACGTAGATGTGCCCCGCATCGGGGTGCAGCAAGCCCATCAGGTGCTTCATCAACACGGATTTACCCTGACCAGAACCGCCGATGATGATGTTGGTCTTGCCCCGCTCGACGTCCAAATCCAGTCCTCGCAGCACGTGCTGGGGGCCGAAGGTCTTGTTCAGCCCCCGAATACGGATCTGCCAGCGCTCGTCACGCTGCTCCACGGGATTGTCTGAGGCGCCTATTCCAGGAGACATGGGTTACTCGCTCGCGACAGGCCACAGCGCGTTCAATATTTCGATGAGGAAATAGTCGAGCACCAAGATGGACACCGAACCCGCCACGACGGACCGGGTGGTGGCCAAGCCGACCTCCTTCGCCCCGCCCCTGACATTGAAGCCCTGGTAGCAGGCCGTGAGCGCGAGGGCCAAGCCGAACACGGCGGCCTTGCAGAGCCCCTTGACGTAGTGGCGGATGTCCACCCAGTAGGTGAAGAGTCCCGTGACCTGGCCGATGTCAAGCTCGTGCACCAGGATCGACACGATGTAGGCGCCGAAAAGGCCAATGAGGTTGAAGGCCATCGTCAAGACCGGCACCATGACGGTGGACGCAATCAGGCGCGGGGTGACGAGGTATTGCACCGGGTTGACGGCAAAGGTCGTGAGCGCGTCGATCTGCTCGGTGATGCGCATCGAACCGAGCTCGGTGGCCATGCCGGAGCCCGCGCGGGCGGCGATCATGAGCCCGGCGAAGACGGGGGCGAGTTCCTCCGCCAACGAAACGCCGACCATGACGCCCACCCATCGAGACTGGTCGAAAATCGACAGAGCGTTGATGGCCTGGAGGGCCGAGACGGCGCCCGAAAAAAAGCCGACCAGAAGAACGATGGGCAGCGAGCCCACCCCGATGTACTCCATCTGGTCAAAGAACAAACGGGGGCGGAACGGCCGCCGGAACAGCCAAACAGCCGCATCGACCAACAACAAAAGGTGGGCCCCCAGCGCCGTCAGAAACACGCGAAAGGGCTTGAGCACCAAAGCCACGGCCTTCGGGAGGCCCGAGACACCTTCGTCGGACCCAGACGCGGCCGTTCGGTCTGTGCCCGGGTTCTGGCCGCCTTTTGGGTGGCCTTTCGCGTCGCTCACGCCGCGCGCCGCTTTCGCGTCAGCCATCCGTCGGTGCCCCAGGACCACCCGCGTCCGCTTCCCCCCCCAAGACCTGCCCGTCGCGGTAGAGCCGCGGCACCCGCTTCGAGAGCCCACACGTAATCTCGTAGTTGAGCGTGCCCGCCCAGCGGGCGACGTCGTCGAGCGTGATGTGTTCGTTCTCGTCGCGGCCGATGAGGGTCACCGGATCCCCCAACTGCGCGCCGGGAACGTCGGTCACATCGACCATGACCATGTCCATGCACACGGCTCCTGCCACGGGCGCCCGGTGCCCGCGCACGAGCACGTGCGCGCCGTCGAGGTGCCGCGGGTAACCGTCGGCGTAGCCCACGGGCAGGACGGCGATGCGGGACGGGCGCGCAGCGATGAAGCGCTGGCCGTAGCTGACGCCTGCACCCACGGGGACTTCGTGTAGCGACATGACGCGCGTCCGCAGCGACAACACCGGGAGGAGCCCTTCGGCTGATACCGGGGTGCCCG
Coding sequences within:
- a CDS encoding DUF177 domain-containing protein; translation: MRYKTNDIPEGGLGVDVPLTEAWLGENCGDLGARLAPGGLRLRGRLEPTGDDFLLRGKLKGALEFTCVKCLEPTRLGVDVDVAVSYVEGPEEDRAKPTPPGDEDEDEGEGDFITFQDGVIDLGPEIRDEIFLAVPYSPKCEPECLGICPMCGVNRDKTPCTCEEQQNLARSPFADLAKLKKS
- a CDS encoding MlaD family protein; the protein is MRRSLAPLTVGLTVLVASVLSFALFKYVQEHQSKEGYVVYALFNDALGLFEKSRVQTAGIPIGSIVSKGLSGRKARVDIRIDQSIPLYENASVAKKSASLLGEYYLEIDPGTPVDQLTGKPHRTLTTGDQIAIVMEPATFADVTESVQEVIPILKDILKDVRGMTSGSLAEIADGLNQTVKTNSVVLERLLSRADAIAADIQDITSSESDDIKVAIANVREITEGIKSLVGTSEGTVSATGDKLRSSLDRIQTSVETLERSLVNVEKVTSGMAEGKGTVGRLLTDDEIAENIEELTEDAGTFVKGITNLQTIVGLRTEYNYLADTFKQYLSIQLSPRPDKFYLIELVDDPRGFRDETTTFVNSSKEGVESIKTVRISEALRFTFQFGKRWGNVAGRFGIKESTGGVGLDVFFLQDRLFLSFDAFDTRSNVYPRVQARAAIALYERNLYLIAGADDVLNHDRATSGGGAFIDGFLGLQLIFNDQDLKSLLLFGGSAVGSASGGSNR
- a CDS encoding ABC transporter permease gives rise to the protein MSDAKGHPKGGQNPGTDRTAASGSDEGVSGLPKAVALVLKPFRVFLTALGAHLLLLVDAAVWLFRRPFRPRLFFDQMEYIGVGSLPIVLLVGFFSGAVSALQAINALSIFDQSRWVGVMVGVSLAEELAPVFAGLMIAARAGSGMATELGSMRITEQIDALTTFAVNPVQYLVTPRLIASTVMVPVLTMAFNLIGLFGAYIVSILVHELDIGQVTGLFTYWVDIRHYVKGLCKAAVFGLALALTACYQGFNVRGGAKEVGLATTRSVVAGSVSILVLDYFLIEILNALWPVASE
- a CDS encoding ATP-binding cassette domain-containing protein, with protein sequence MSPGIGASDNPVEQRDERWQIRIRGLNKTFGPQHVLRGLDLDVERGKTNIIIGGSGQGKSVLMKHLMGLLHPDAGHIYVDGEDVVGLDDLALRKFRRKFGMVFQYAALFDSMTVMENIAFPLMERYHLKDAEVEKRVWELLERLALAHIPGIDMKFPAQLSGGQRKRVGLARALIDRPEILLYDEPTTGLDPIATKNVDEMIRQTADEFGVTSVVISHDMASTFRIGDRVSLLYEGVIAVSGTPNEVRQSEHPVLKDFLEMSGVSRAAGPEPERRS
- the rpmF gene encoding 50S ribosomal protein L32, with translation MAVPQQRQSKSRSRIRRAEVMKRPVPVGIPCAQCGEMKLPHHACAACGYYKGRQVLKVEEKA